In one window of Juglans regia cultivar Chandler chromosome 3, Walnut 2.0, whole genome shotgun sequence DNA:
- the LOC109011102 gene encoding glutaredoxin-C9-like: MQVAKKSGIQMVHGIAINSGAAASMKLGMSPYSLVRELAASNAVVVFSMSGCCMCTVAKQLLRGLGVGPLVIELDQHANGPEIEAVLYEVCQDDQQPIPAVFIGGKFLGGVESLMACHINGSLVPLLKDAGALWL; this comes from the coding sequence ATGCAGGTCGCGAAGAAATCAGGAATCCAAATGGTCCACGGCATTGCCATCAACAGTGGTGCAGCAGCATCCATGAAGCTGGGAATGAGCCCATACTCGCTGGTGCGAGAGCTTGCGGCGTCGAACGCGGTCGTGGTGTTCAGCATGAGCGGGTGTTGCATGTGCACCGTGGCCAAGCAACTTCTCCGCGGCCTCGGCGTCGGGCCCCTAGTCATTGAGCTCGACCAGCACGCCAACGGCCCTGAAATCGAGGCCGTCCTATACGAGGTCTGCCAAGACGACCAGCAACCGATTCCGGCGGTCTTCATCGGGGGAAAGTTCTTGGGAGGCGTGGAATCCCTCATGGCCTGCCACATCAATGGCAGCCTGGTGCCTCTCCTCAAGGACGCTGGAGCTCTCTGGCTCTGA